CTCGTATTTCCCAGAGGACTGTGGGGTGCAGGTTGTGGCAACCCCCGGGCGATACTACGTCACCTCTGCCTTCACCTTGGCTGCCAGCATCACTGCCAGGGAGGAGGTTGCCACggaacagcctggctctgatGGTAGGTGAGATGGTGGGATGGGCTTGCCCATGTTCCTGAGCCCCCCTgagccctctccctgctcctctccagagGAAGAGCCTGGCAGCAGGAAGAGCCTCGTGTATCACCTCAGCGATGGCATCTACAGCACCTTCCGCTGCCTCCTGTTtgacagcccctgccccaggcctCAGCTGCACAAGGTGAGCATTTGCCCAGCTTGAGGAGAGCCCAGCAGGTCCTTCCCAGGGTGATGTGTTGCCTCAGCCAGCCCCACTCTCCTTTGCCTCGTGGCTGGCCCCGGGCTCCACACCAGAGAGCTGAGCCCGTGGCACAGAGGCCATGGCGATGTACCAGGAGAGCTGTAGCCAGAGTCTGTGGGCTGCTGAAGTGGGACCTTGAGGGTATCTGGAGATGAGACAGGTCACTGTGTCCCTGGGACATCCCTATGCCCTGTGGCTGCTCCGTCTGTCCCCCACAGAGaccctgcccagagcagccctggctcagcagcagcctgcgGGGCCCCGCGGGACACTCAGACGAGCGCGTTGCCGACGGCCTGGACCTGCCCGAGCTGCAGGTCGGGGACTGGCTGGTGTTTGAGGACATGGGTGCCTACAGCATCCCCAGCTCGTCCCTGCCTGGGGGGTGTCCCCAGCCACACGTCACCTACGCCATGTCCCGCGTGGCCTGGTAAGAGCCGCTCCCGTGGGAGCAGGGCGAGGGGCTGGGCTGAATCCCCGGGGACACGCTGCCCTCCCCTGCACCTGGGCTCTGTGCCCAAATCTGAGACCCAGAACCTGCAGATTCAGGTCCCAGAAGTAAAAACTTGGTACAAGCTCGTTGTTTTTTTAAGCATGGTAAGACCTGAGCCTGTTTTTCACTGAGGAGTTCACGGGCAGCTCGTCTCTGGCAACGAGGCCGTTGCTCTGGGGGTCACAGAATCaatttggttgttaaagcccttgaagctgctgcagtcccagccctcccctcaccctgcccagttCACctctaacccctggccctcagcacctcagccccatggctttgggacccctccagggctgggcactcccccagctccctgggcagcctggcacaggggtgacacccctctcagggaaacagttctgtgagagcccctgagctgctcctcCCCCACCCTGCAGCATTTCCCGAGGGGCTTCTCCCCGTTGCTCCCCCTTGGGTGTCTCCCCTTGCAGGAAAGCCGTGCAGCTCTTCAAGGGGAAGCCTCTGCCAACGGGAGACGAGCGGGAGAGCGTCTGCGCCCCACAGTCGTGCGGGTGGGAGATGGCCGAGCCCCTGCGTGTCACCCAGCTCTTCGCCCCCACCAGCATCATctgagcagcaccagcaccgGGGGCAGGGAGCGAGGGAGGTCCCGTGGTGGatgagccccagcagcacctccCACCCCACAGCATCACCCCACGGGAGGACTTGGAAGTTTGCACCACAAATCCCGTTCCTGCTGCTGGTGCCCCATGGAAGGGGTTGGGGGGTGGCACCACCCAGCAGGTTTGGGCTCTTTGGTCTGGGAGTTGTGGTTAATAAATGAGCTGTGCACCCACACCTTGGACACTGTTCTGGCATCTGGAGAGACTCCTGGGATTTTAGGGGGGGATGGAAACAGGGGGAGGGTTCTGGGGTGGGGTGTTACTGGGGGGAAGACACAGGCCTGTGGCATTACCCTGGTCCCGGAGCCTTCGTCAGCCCTAAGGAAGCCCCTGCCCCTGGCACGTGTGTGGGGTGGGACACTGGAGACTGAGCTGCCAGTCACTGAGATCTTGACGGGCACAAgagtggggcagagaggaacctcctgagagtcctgcagctggggaggaaccagcccagcaccagcacaggctgggggtgacctgctggggagcagctccaggagagagacctgtcagtgctggggggcagcaaatggaacatgagccagcaacgtgccctcatgggcaagaagccaatggcagcctggggggcatgaggagagtgtgggcagcagggtgaggggggttctgctgcccctctgctctgccctgtgtcCGCCAGGGGGCGCCAGGCCGCCGCGACCCGCCGGAAAGCGCCACCGCCACGGCCGTGGCGGTGGCGCTTTCCGGCGGATCGCGGCGGCCGTGAAGGACGCGGCGGCTTCGGGCGGGGAGAGCGGAGGCCGCGGCGGCTCCAGCTCACAACCATGCCCTTCCTGGACCTGCAGCGCCAGCTCGGCATCGACCTGGACCGCTGGCTGCTGCGGCAGAGCATGCCGCAGCCTTACAGCCGCGCCGGGGCCTGTCACGCCTTCGAGCGCGAGTGGATCGAGTGCGGCCACGGGCTGGGCCAGACCCGAGCGCGCCGCGAGTGCGACCCCGAGTACCAGGACTTCATGGAGTGCATGCACCGCACCAGGCTGGTGAGGCGCGGCGGGGCTCCAAGGGGACGTTCGGGGAAGGTCTGGGGGCTCCCGCCCAGGCTGGGGACGGGGGGCGCTGGTTGAGCGGCCGCACCGCTCGGGCACTCGGCTGTGGTCGGGCCCGGAGCGCCTGGCGCCGCTTCCCCGCTGGCAGCAGGCCGGGAGGGTGCCTTACCCTGCGGAGAGGGGtcctggccctgcagcagccccttccccgcggggctgcagcccccctcTGCCACGGGAGAAAGCACAACCCAGTCGTGGACTAATTAACCCAAGCTCGTTAGGGGTGAGATGTTTGGGAGCAGCCTGAAAGCCCCAAAGTCTTTGTCAAGAGGCTCAAAGCCACTTGAGGAGCCCGAGGGGAGGGGTGGTGTGggctctgcaggcacagggctgtggggggctgccAAAGACCCCCATGGGGAGCCCCCAAACCCCGCCCTGACCGCTGTGCTCTGTCCTGTGTGtgcccatcccctgtgtgcccctatcccctgtgtgcccctgtcccctgtgtgcccatcccctgtgtgcccctgtcccctgtgtgcccctgtcccctgtgtgcccatcccctgtgtgcccctatcccctgtgtgcccctatcccctgtgtgcccctatcccctgtgtgcccctgtcccctgtgtgcccatcccctgtgtgcccctgtcccctgtgtgcccatcccctgtgtgcccctgtcccctgtgtgcccctgtcccctgtgtgcccatcccctgtgtgcccatcccctgtgtgcccctgtcccctgtgtgcccatcccctgtgtgcccctatcccctgtgtgcccctgtcccctgtgtgcccctatcccctgtgtgcccctatcccctgtgtgcccctgtcccctgtgtgcccatcccctgtgtgcccctgTCCCCTGTGTGCCCCTGTCCCCTGTGTGCCCAACCCCTGTGTGCCCCTATCCCCTGTGTGCCCCTCGCCAGGCCGTGCGGCTCAGAACCATCCTGGAGCAGCGGGAGAAGCTGATAAAGGAGGGGAAGTACACACCACCTGACTATCACCAGGGCAAGGAGAGCACCCAGCCCTGACCCGGGGGGCCGTGGCCGCTGGGCACCTGCACGTGGAGCCGCTCtgggaggaaaagctgcagcgCGGGGCCTGGGGTGGCTGCAGTGCggtgggctctgctcccccaAGGGAAATGCCACCACGCTGGGCATTGCCTGGGCTAGTAAATGTCTCCTTAGGAACAACATTTGCCTCTGTCTTGTCTTTTTTCCCAAGTAGAATGCGGCTGGAGgggctctctgtggggcacagcCCCCCTGCAATGCTGCAGCAGCGCCAGGGACCTGCCCTGGGGGGGTCAGACACTGCTGGGCCCGGGTGGGTGTGCTGGCAGCTCCCCATCGCTCCCCACTGAGGTGGAACCTGGtgactgcagcacaggcagtgcccctggcacaggaggagaaagtcctttggtgctgaggtgagggagtcctgcccgggggggtgtggaggcttctacTCGGGatgtttccaaccccacctggacacgttcctgtggcccctgagccaggggaagctgctggagcaggggctggagcagctctgcagggcccttccagcccccaccactcagGGATTCTAAACCACTTTGCTTCCACCCAGGCTCACACGACTTCAGCTCCTCTCCCGTCCCTGCAGCCTGGCTCAGGTGAATCTCCTTGCTGGGGGCTTTGTGCCAGGATCCCCCAGGGCAGCAGGACCCCTTGGGGGAcccatccctcccttcccaAGGTGTTTCCCCCCAGTTCCCTCCAAATCCAGCCCAGTGTTGGAGCAGATGAGTACCTGGAAGCAGAGAGGGCACAGCTCTGGGCTTTAATCCCTGGGTTTA
This DNA window, taken from Colius striatus isolate bColStr4 chromosome 24, bColStr4.1.hap1, whole genome shotgun sequence, encodes the following:
- the NDUFS5 gene encoding NADH dehydrogenase [ubiquinone] iron-sulfur protein 5, with product MPFLDLQRQLGIDLDRWLLRQSMPQPYSRAGACHAFEREWIECGHGLGQTRARRECDPEYQDFMECMHRTRLAVRLRTILEQREKLIKEGKYTPPDYHQGKESTQP